In one window of Miscanthus floridulus cultivar M001 chromosome 12, ASM1932011v1, whole genome shotgun sequence DNA:
- the LOC136497189 gene encoding U-box domain-containing protein 27-like codes for MVRKETAMRLPAQHQGLEVKIPSFFRCPISLDVMRSPVSLCTGVTYDRASIQRWLDSGNTTCPATMLPLRSTDLVPNLTLRSLIAHWAASAASCSPTAGGSDTSSARTSSPASLVRQVASAGVDPSPALRELAAYLSDDDVDDFEKNALLSAGRAAETVSSVLRRRPEETGVEGVEAATRVLAKILASDGVDDANKKRVATGLAADAAATAASLARVMRRGSGGLEARVDAARLVELLLATNAADEAAKAAVAESSELLAELVRLVGTVDEKGALDRNAVDAGLSCLAAICGCGSGSRRAWARGEMVRLGAVPAAVRALRAATTEPGASAKALRVLESVVGCAEGRAALCGDAEDAIPAVVGRMMKSGRDGAEAAMAVLWAVCHRYRDRRAADAAAAAEGGLTRLLLLMQSGCSPAARQMALELLKIYRVNAKSCLAGYDSKTTHIMPF; via the coding sequence aTGGTCCGGAAGGAGACGGCCATGAGGCTGCCCGCGCAGCACCAGGGCCTGGAGGTCAAGATCCCCAGCTTCTTCCGCTGCCCGATCTCGCTCGACGTCATGCGCTCGCCTGTCAGCCTCTGCACCGGCGTCACCTACGACCGCGCCTCCATCCAGCGGTGGCTCGACTCCGGCAACACCACGTGCCCGGCCACCATGCTCCCGCTCCGCTCCACCGACCTCGTCCCCAACCTCACCCTCCGCAGCCTCATCGCGCACTgggccgcctccgccgcctcctgcTCCCCCACCGCCGGAGGCTCCGACACTTCTTCCGCACGGACTTCTTCCCCCGCGAGCCTCGTCCGGCAGGTGGCTTCGGCCGGCGTCGACCCCTCCCCGGCGCTCCGCGAGCTGGCGGCCTATCTCTCCGACGACGACGTCGACGACTTCGAAAAGAACGCGCTTCTGAGCGCCGGCCGCGCCGCCGAGACCGTCTCATCGGTTCTCCGGAGAAGACCCGAGGAGACCGGCGTCGAGGGCGTGGAGGCGGCCACGAGAGTGCTGGCCAAGATCTTGGCCTCGGACGGCGTCGACGACGCGAACAAGAAGCGGGTGGCCACCGGCCTCGCCGCGGACGCGGCGGCCACGGCCGCGTCGCTGGCGCGCGTGATGCGCCGCGGGAGCGGCGGCCTGGAGGCGAGGGTCGACGCGGCCAGGCTGGTGGAGCTGCTGCTCGCCACCAATGCGGCCGACGAGGCGGCGAAGGCGGCGGTGGCCGAGTCGTCCGAGCTGCTGGCCGAGCTGGTACGGCTCGTGGGCACCGTCGACGAGAAGGGCGCCCTGGACAGGAACGCCGTGGACGCCGGCCTCTCCTGCCTGGCCGCCATCTGCGGCTGCGGGTCGGGGTCGCGCCGCGCCTGGGCGCGCGGCGAGATGGTGCGCCTGGGCGCGGTCCCGGCCGCGGTGCGCGCCCTGCGCGCTGCCACGACGGAGCCCGGCGCGTCCGCGAAGGCGCTCCGCGTCCTCGAGTCCGTCGTGGGCTGCGCCGAGGGCCGCGCCGCGCTGTGCGGCGACGCGGAGGACGCCATCCCCGCGGTGGTGGGCAGGATGATGAAGTCCGGGCGCGACGGCGCCGAGGCCGCCATGGCCGTGCTCTGGGCGGTCTGCCACCGGTACCGCGACCGCCGCGCGGcggacgcggccgcggcggccgagggcgggctcacgaggctgctgctgctgatgcagaGCGGGTGCTCGCCGGCGGCGAGGCAGATGGCGCTGGAGCTGCTCAAGATATACAGGGTGAACGCCAAGAGCTGCCTCGCCGGCTACGACTCCAAGACCACCCACATCATGCCGTTCTGA